Proteins encoded by one window of Tunturibacter psychrotolerans:
- a CDS encoding XapX domain-containing protein, protein MRILIAFIVAFVIGAASRWTGVPSLAPQAIMGALLIVAMSTGYVSADRFLKRNPSPSATASVSTCATAELATAELATHNQEVLSHEPPAIPEPEADTTFWRQKSEALQLIIADLLLTNEQLRASEDAHSSKAPTTHTLISRTNSVVSEKKHT, encoded by the coding sequence ATGAGAATCCTGATCGCGTTCATTGTCGCATTCGTTATCGGTGCAGCTTCGAGGTGGACCGGAGTTCCATCTCTGGCCCCTCAAGCGATCATGGGTGCTCTCCTGATCGTAGCGATGAGTACTGGCTATGTTTCAGCAGACCGCTTTCTGAAGCGCAATCCCTCACCTTCAGCAACTGCCTCTGTATCGACGTGCGCAACAGCTGAATTGGCGACGGCTGAATTGGCAACGCACAACCAGGAGGTCCTCTCCCACGAGCCCCCAGCAATTCCAGAGCCTGAAGCGGATACCACATTCTGGCGGCAGAAATCCGAAGCTCTGCAACTCATCATTGCCGATCTGCTACTTACGAATGAGCAGCTACGCGCCTCTGAAGACGCTCACAGCTCCAAGGCTCCGACTACTCACACTTTGATCTCCAGAACAAATTCTGTAGTTAGCGAGAAAAAGCATACTTAG
- a CDS encoding SphA family protein: protein MLKPLQRALSLILLSSTSLVAQTHVAEPAVNLGDTSFLDGVAGPGVVIEEIGDGAHEGTIVDGSGNPISGTGTVNNISELTHIAWLTHKTILGGWYGTEVVAAAAHVNAGSAGQSGGLGAFTVSPFILQWSEQKIGNIPIDQRVVFDFDLPTGAYTQSSAVNIGANTFTVHPYYAITAFPAKRVETSWRVHYLWNSTNDSPPFATGAQSTQAGQAIHFNATTAYNFGKHLWIGPNAYYLRQITDGRDNGVSLRNSPEQVGAIGPGMVWNSGRWSFYANGYHEFDVKNRPEGNKIVLRVEKVF from the coding sequence ATGCTCAAGCCGCTCCAACGCGCTCTTTCATTGATCCTCCTCTCTTCAACTTCGCTCGTCGCACAGACGCACGTTGCTGAACCGGCTGTGAATCTGGGTGATACCAGTTTCCTCGACGGGGTCGCCGGACCGGGTGTGGTCATTGAAGAGATTGGAGACGGAGCACATGAAGGAACAATCGTAGACGGCTCCGGAAATCCGATTTCGGGAACTGGCACTGTTAACAACATCAGCGAACTGACTCACATTGCATGGCTTACTCATAAGACGATTCTGGGCGGTTGGTACGGGACCGAAGTAGTGGCGGCTGCCGCACACGTTAACGCCGGCAGCGCGGGACAGTCCGGTGGTTTGGGAGCGTTCACGGTCTCTCCGTTCATCCTTCAATGGAGTGAGCAAAAGATCGGCAATATTCCTATCGATCAGCGGGTCGTCTTCGACTTTGATCTACCCACCGGCGCTTACACACAATCTTCCGCTGTGAATATCGGCGCTAATACATTCACCGTTCATCCGTATTACGCGATTACCGCATTCCCAGCTAAGCGTGTCGAGACTAGCTGGCGAGTTCACTATCTATGGAATTCGACGAATGACAGCCCACCATTCGCAACAGGTGCTCAATCGACACAGGCAGGACAGGCGATCCATTTCAATGCCACGACTGCGTACAACTTTGGCAAACACCTCTGGATCGGACCAAACGCCTACTACCTCCGACAGATCACGGATGGCCGTGATAATGGCGTCTCGCTTCGAAACTCTCCGGAGCAAGTAGGGGCGATAGGCCCGGGCATGGTCTGGAATTCAGGTAGATGGTCCTTCTATGCGAACGGTTATCACGAGTTCGACGTGAAGAATCGGCCTGAGGGGAACAAGATCGTACTGAGGGTGGAGAAGGTTTTCTGA